The genomic segment ACGTCGCGGACGTGCTCGACGGCGGCGTCGGCCGCGACCTGCGGGAGATCCGTGGCATCGCGGCCGGCGAGCGCGCGCTGGTGAAGACGCGCGTCGAGTCGGGCGCCGTGCATGAGCGGATCCTCGCCGTGGCCGCGGAGGAGCGTTGCGATGTCATCGTCCTCGGCCGCCGCGAGCGCTCCTGGCTGCGCAGGCTCTTCGGCGACAACGTCGTCGGCAAGGTGATCAGCCGGGCGCCCTGCCCGGTGCTCGTCGTCGGCGCGGGCGCCTGAGCCCTGCTGGCATCCGTCCGCTCCCGGCAGCCCGGCAGCGTGCCCGGTCGCCCCGGGCGTCGTTCGGCTACAATGCGCACAATGAGGATCCGGAAGAAGCTCCTCTTCGGGCTCGGGTTCTACGTCCTGTTCTCGCTGGCCCTGGGGCTGTTCGCCTACCGCGAGCTGCACGCGATCACCGCGGGGCTCAGGGTCATCGAGGCGGCGGACGACCTGACGAACACGATGCTCGAGGTGCGCCGCTACGAGAAGAACTACCTGCTCTTCCGCGACGAGGCCAGCTCGCGGGAGCTCGGGCGCTACCTCGCCGAGCTGCGCGACGGCATCGGACGGCTGGAGCGGGAATCCGGTGGCGAGGGGAGGAGCGCGGACTTCGCGCGGATGCGGGACGCGACGGCGGCGTACGAGCGGCTCTTCACCGGTCTCCCGGCCCCCCGTGCCGGCGCGCCGGCGGGCGACGGCGAAGGGCTCGAGAGCCTGCGCGCCGCGGCGCGGGAGCTGCAGGCCCTCGTCGAGGGCCTCGCCGGACGCGAGCGCAGCGCCCTCGACGCCCTGCTGGCGGGCGTGCAGCGCTCCCTGCGGCTGCTGCCGCTGGCGATCGCGGCCGCGATCCTCGTGGGCGTCGTCGTCGACGCGCAGCTCTCCCGCAGCATCGCGCGGCCCGTCGGCGATCTGGAGGCGCTGACCCGCCAGATCGCGGCCGGGGATTTCTCGCGCCGCATCGCGATTCGCGGGGAGGACGAGTTCTCATCCCTCGCCCGGTCGTTCAACCAGATGCAGGATCGGCTGCACGACACGCTCACGAGCCTGGAGCTGGCCAACCAGGAGCTGCGGGCGAACCGGGCGCAGCTGCTGGACGCCGAGCGCTTCGCGATGCTGGGGCGGTTCGCCGCCGGCGTGGCGCACGAGATCAACAACCCGCTCGCGGTGATCAACGAGAAGGCCGGCCTGATGCGCGACTACCTCGCGCGGTCTGCGGCGTTTCCCGAGCGCGAGCGTTTCGTGGAGCTGCTCGGCGCCGTCGCCGACGGCGTCGAGCGCTGCCGCGTGGTCACGCACCGCATCCTCGAGTACGCGGGCGGCGTCGCGGTGAGCCCGGAGGCCGCCGACGTCAACGCCGTGATCGGCGAGGCGCTCAAGCTCAGCGAGCCGCGCATGCTGGCCCGGCACGTCCGTCTCTCGCTCGAGCTGGCCGAGGGGCTTCCCCCGATCTCGGCCGGCCGCCGGCGCCTGCGGCAGGTGCTGCTCGACGTCATCGCCAACCGGGTCGAGGCGGCGGCGACCGGCGGGCAGGTGCACGTCTCGAGTGCGCTCAAGGACGCGGGCACGGTGCGGATCGCCGTGAGCGGGAGCGGGGCCGCGCTGACGCCGGCCGTGCTCGAGCACCTCTTCGAGCCGTTCTCGACCGCGCCGGAGACCGGCAGAGACCCCGGACTCGGGCTGTGGGTCTCTCGCGGAATCCTGCGGAAACTCGGCGGGGACATCCTCGTCGCCACGGGCGCGGAAGGTGAGACGACGTTCCTTGTCGAGGTTCCGGTGGGCACCCCGGCGCAGGAACCCCCGGGCGGGACCGCCGTCTAGGCACTATATTCAAGGGGCCAACCCGAACCGACCAAGGGAGGTCCGTCATGTGCAGCAGGTCTCTGGTGTCCGCGTCAGTCGTCGTCTTCCTCGCCGCCGCGTTCCCCTGCGCGGCGTCGGCCGCCTCGGTGGCGGATCTGCCC from the bacterium genome contains:
- a CDS encoding universal stress protein codes for the protein MRGVRKVLIAVNGSKDVLRRGLQLAGDEKCWVTVVKVVPESAGDLDLTGVKDVADVLDGGVGRDLREIRGIAAGERALVKTRVESGAVHERILAVAAEERCDVIVLGRRERSWLRRLFGDNVVGKVISRAPCPVLVVGAGA
- a CDS encoding HAMP domain-containing protein, which gives rise to MRIRKKLLFGLGFYVLFSLALGLFAYRELHAITAGLRVIEAADDLTNTMLEVRRYEKNYLLFRDEASSRELGRYLAELRDGIGRLERESGGEGRSADFARMRDATAAYERLFTGLPAPRAGAPAGDGEGLESLRAAARELQALVEGLAGRERSALDALLAGVQRSLRLLPLAIAAAILVGVVVDAQLSRSIARPVGDLEALTRQIAAGDFSRRIAIRGEDEFSSLARSFNQMQDRLHDTLTSLELANQELRANRAQLLDAERFAMLGRFAAGVAHEINNPLAVINEKAGLMRDYLARSAAFPERERFVELLGAVADGVERCRVVTHRILEYAGGVAVSPEAADVNAVIGEALKLSEPRMLARHVRLSLELAEGLPPISAGRRRLRQVLLDVIANRVEAAATGGQVHVSSALKDAGTVRIAVSGSGAALTPAVLEHLFEPFSTAPETGRDPGLGLWVSRGILRKLGGDILVATGAEGETTFLVEVPVGTPAQEPPGGTAV